From the genome of Planctomycetota bacterium, one region includes:
- a CDS encoding iron-containing alcohol dehydrogenase yields the protein MKADPAVRPAPFEVPTRTRLVFGAGAVDRLGELARELGARRALVVTDPGIVAAGHLARARRALEAAGLEVAVYEGARENPTESDAEACAAFARQARPDLIVGLGGGSSMDTAKAANVLLANGRRMRDYWGYGKVRKPLLPLIAVPTTAGTGSEFQSYALISHDETHQKMACGDPKIAAAAALLDPELTLSQPRRVTANTGMDAVAHAVETAVTNKRHERSALCAREAFRRLVGAFRRVLEHPEDLEARAQMQLGAAYAGMAIELSMLGAAHALANPLTARFDVVHGQAVGMMLPHVVRFNAADPAARDIYGDLLAAAGLAPADADPADAGERLAALLEELLDAAGMPRRLDAFGVPASAVPELAAEAAHQWTARFNPRPVAAADLEALYRRALGTPAAATPPPPAPDDGESDVGNYFVSNYPPYSFWKPERAREALEAFEAPSAPGASLGVYVHIPFCRKRCHFCYFRVYTDKNAEEIQRYLDGLVRELSLLRDRPAVAGRRPDFVYFGGGTPSYLSVRQLSILADRMKELLPWDRAEEVTFECEPGTLTEEKLRYLREMGVTRLSLGVEHFDEDILRLNGRAHGAADIDRAYGLARQAGFPQINIDLIAGMMGDTDERWDRAVDRTLELRPDSVTIYQMEIPYNTSLYQDMIAKGLDVAPLADWRTKRRWTARAFERLEAAGYAVTSAYTAVLDPGRTRFVYRDRLWTGADLLGLGVASFGHIGGTHYQNVHHWEPYLEKLRAGELPVFRALRTTPEERFIREFILQMKLGRIRPDYFRAKFGTDVRERFAGPLAELRRRGYLEENGTELRLRREGLLRVDRLVHLFFLPEHRDARYT from the coding sequence GTGAAGGCCGATCCCGCCGTCCGTCCCGCGCCCTTCGAGGTGCCGACCCGCACCCGCCTCGTCTTCGGCGCCGGAGCGGTGGACCGCCTGGGGGAGCTGGCCCGGGAACTCGGGGCCCGCCGGGCGCTGGTCGTGACCGACCCGGGCATCGTCGCGGCCGGACATCTCGCGCGCGCCCGACGGGCGCTCGAGGCGGCCGGACTCGAAGTCGCCGTCTACGAGGGCGCGCGGGAGAACCCCACGGAGTCGGACGCCGAAGCCTGCGCCGCTTTCGCCCGCCAGGCCCGTCCCGACCTCATCGTGGGCCTCGGGGGCGGAAGCAGCATGGACACCGCCAAGGCCGCCAACGTGCTTCTCGCCAACGGCCGGCGGATGCGCGACTACTGGGGCTACGGGAAGGTCCGAAAGCCCCTGCTCCCCCTCATCGCCGTTCCCACCACCGCCGGCACGGGAAGCGAGTTCCAGTCCTACGCCCTCATCAGCCACGACGAGACCCATCAGAAGATGGCCTGCGGCGACCCGAAGATCGCCGCGGCGGCGGCCCTGCTCGATCCGGAGCTGACGCTCTCCCAGCCGCGCCGCGTGACGGCCAACACGGGCATGGACGCCGTGGCCCACGCCGTCGAGACCGCCGTCACGAACAAACGCCACGAACGGTCCGCGCTCTGCGCGCGCGAGGCCTTCCGGCGGCTCGTCGGCGCGTTCCGGCGGGTTCTGGAGCATCCCGAGGACCTCGAGGCGCGGGCGCAGATGCAGCTCGGCGCCGCCTACGCCGGCATGGCCATCGAGCTCAGCATGCTCGGAGCGGCCCACGCGCTGGCCAACCCTCTCACGGCGCGCTTCGACGTCGTCCACGGCCAGGCGGTGGGGATGATGCTGCCCCACGTCGTTCGCTTCAACGCCGCCGACCCGGCCGCCCGGGACATCTACGGCGACCTTCTTGCCGCCGCGGGACTTGCGCCCGCGGACGCGGATCCGGCCGACGCCGGGGAGAGGCTCGCCGCGCTCCTCGAGGAGCTCCTGGACGCCGCGGGAATGCCCCGGCGCCTGGACGCGTTCGGAGTTCCCGCCTCGGCGGTCCCGGAGCTCGCCGCGGAGGCCGCCCACCAGTGGACCGCGCGCTTCAACCCCCGGCCCGTCGCCGCCGCGGACCTGGAAGCCCTCTACCGCCGGGCGCTCGGTACGCCCGCCGCGGCGACGCCTCCGCCGCCGGCCCCGGACGACGGCGAGTCCGACGTGGGCAATTACTTCGTCTCGAACTACCCGCCCTATTCCTTCTGGAAGCCCGAGCGCGCCCGGGAAGCCCTGGAGGCGTTCGAGGCGCCCTCCGCCCCGGGCGCCTCCCTCGGGGTCTACGTCCACATCCCCTTCTGCCGCAAACGCTGCCACTTCTGCTACTTCCGCGTCTACACGGACAAGAACGCCGAGGAGATCCAGCGGTATCTCGACGGCCTCGTCCGCGAGCTCTCGCTCCTGCGCGACCGCCCCGCGGTGGCCGGCCGGCGGCCGGACTTCGTCTACTTCGGCGGCGGAACGCCGTCGTACCTTTCGGTCCGGCAGCTTTCGATCCTGGCCGACCGGATGAAGGAACTTCTCCCCTGGGACCGCGCGGAGGAAGTGACCTTCGAGTGCGAACCGGGAACGCTGACCGAGGAGAAGCTCCGTTACCTCCGGGAGATGGGCGTGACGCGCCTGAGCCTCGGGGTGGAGCACTTCGACGAGGACATCCTGCGCCTCAACGGCCGGGCGCACGGGGCGGCGGACATCGACCGCGCGTACGGCCTGGCGCGACAGGCGGGCTTCCCCCAGATCAACATCGACCTCATCGCCGGCATGATGGGAGACACGGACGAGCGCTGGGACCGCGCGGTGGATCGGACGCTGGAGCTGCGGCCCGACAGCGTGACGATCTACCAGATGGAGATCCCGTACAACACGAGCCTCTACCAGGACATGATCGCCAAGGGGCTCGACGTCGCGCCGCTGGCGGACTGGAGGACGAAGCGCCGCTGGACGGCGCGGGCGTTCGAGCGCCTGGAGGCGGCCGGCTACGCCGTCACGAGCGCCTACACCGCGGTGCTCGACCCGGGCCGCACGCGGTTCGTCTACCGGGACCGGCTCTGGACCGGGGCGGACCTTCTCGGGCTCGGAGTGGCTTCCTTCGGCCACATCGGGGGCACGCACTACCAGAACGTCCACCACTGGGAACCGTATCTCGAGAAGCTCCGCGCCGGCGAGCTGCCCGTCTTCCGGGCGCTGCGGACCACGCCCGAGGAGCGGTTCATCCGGGAGTTCATCCTCCAGATGAAGCTCGGGCGGATCCGGCCGGACTACTTCCGCGCGAAGTTCGGAACGGACGTGCGGGAGCGGTTCGCCGGGCCCCTGGCGGAACTGCGGCGGCGCGGCTACCTCGAGGAGAACGGCACGGAGCTCCGGCTCCGCCGCGAGGGGCTTCTCCGGGTGGACCGTCTGGTGCATCTTTTCTTCCTTCCGGAGCATCGCGATGCGCGCTACACCTGA
- a CDS encoding NAD(P)/FAD-dependent oxidoreductase: MRATPDGRDWDAIVVGGGPAGSTAGAVLALHGRRVLLLEKEKFPRYHIGESLMPYCYFPLERVGMVEAMKASSFPKKYSVQFVSMDGRASQPFYFFQHFDHPAAQTWQVLRSEFDRMLLENARAKGVEVREETKVLELLREGNRVVGVRAAPKSGRPYEVRAPVTIDASGRDGLSVHRQHWRVNDPVLRKTALWTYYRGAKRDPGLDEGATTVAFLPYKGWFWYIPLPDDIVSVGIVADPDYLFGETKDRAAVFDREVERNPWVKDHVAPGRRVNAPGLSEGPFYTTSEWSYRSRYGAADGLVLAGDAFGFLDPVFSSGVFLALKSGELAADAVHAALAAGDVSAERFREYGATMSRGMEAMRKLVYAFYDHEFHMREFVRQYPHLRGDVTDCLIGNLFRDFTDLFRAVGEFARLPEPSGCGSPFVAAGA, from the coding sequence ATGCGCGCTACACCTGACGGACGGGACTGGGACGCGATCGTCGTGGGCGGGGGCCCCGCGGGTTCGACCGCGGGGGCGGTCCTGGCGCTCCACGGCCGCCGGGTGCTCCTCCTCGAAAAGGAGAAGTTCCCGCGCTACCACATCGGCGAGTCGCTCATGCCGTACTGCTACTTCCCGCTGGAGCGCGTGGGCATGGTGGAGGCCATGAAGGCCTCCTCCTTCCCGAAGAAATACAGCGTCCAGTTCGTCAGCATGGACGGGCGGGCGTCGCAGCCGTTTTACTTCTTCCAGCACTTCGATCATCCGGCGGCCCAGACGTGGCAGGTGCTGCGGAGCGAATTCGACCGGATGCTCCTCGAGAACGCCCGCGCCAAGGGCGTCGAGGTGCGCGAGGAAACGAAGGTCCTGGAGCTCCTGCGCGAAGGAAACCGCGTGGTGGGCGTCCGGGCGGCGCCGAAATCGGGCCGGCCCTACGAGGTCCGCGCCCCCGTGACGATCGACGCCAGCGGCCGCGACGGCCTGAGCGTGCACCGGCAGCACTGGCGGGTCAACGATCCGGTGCTCCGGAAGACGGCGCTCTGGACGTACTACCGGGGAGCCAAGCGCGACCCGGGGCTCGACGAGGGCGCCACGACCGTCGCCTTTCTTCCCTACAAGGGCTGGTTCTGGTACATCCCCCTCCCGGACGACATCGTCAGCGTCGGAATCGTGGCCGATCCGGATTATCTTTTCGGGGAAACCAAGGACCGGGCCGCGGTCTTCGACCGCGAGGTCGAGCGGAATCCCTGGGTGAAAGACCACGTGGCGCCGGGACGGCGGGTGAACGCGCCGGGACTTTCGGAAGGACCGTTTTACACCACGAGCGAATGGTCCTACCGGTCGCGCTACGGCGCGGCGGACGGGCTGGTCCTGGCGGGGGACGCGTTCGGGTTCCTCGATCCGGTCTTCTCGTCGGGCGTTTTCCTCGCCCTCAAGAGCGGGGAGCTCGCCGCCGACGCGGTCCACGCGGCGCTGGCGGCGGGGGACGTTTCCGCGGAACGCTTCCGGGAATACGGCGCCACGATGTCCCGGGGCATGGAGGCCATGCGGAAGCTGGTCTACGCTTTCTACGACCACGAGTTCCACATGCGGGAATTCGTGCGTCAGTATCCGCACCTGCGGGGGGACGTGACGGACTGCCTGATCGGCAACCTCTTCCGGGACTTCACGGATCTGTTCCGGGCGGTCGGCGAGTTCGCGCGCCTGCCGGAACCTTCGGGGTGCGGAAGCCCGTTCGTGGCCGCCGGGGCGTGA
- a CDS encoding Uma2 family endonuclease, whose amino-acid sequence MEARRGRTPPSSPRRRLFSVGEFHALSRAGILRETDRVELIRGEILRISPIGSRHAACVDRLTRNLVVQVGARAIVRIQNPLRLGSRSEVQPDIALVRPARDFYAKAHPDPRDVRLLVEVAEQAEIERRVKIPLYADHRVREVWLVDLGRGLVEAYSRPAEGRYRDIRREGPEGVLKPRALGGISVAVKDLLG is encoded by the coding sequence ATGGAAGCGCGGCGCGGCCGGACTCCTCCCTCGTCTCCCCGCCGGCGGCTCTTCAGCGTCGGGGAGTTCCACGCTCTGAGCCGGGCGGGCATCCTCCGCGAGACCGACCGCGTGGAGCTGATCCGGGGGGAAATTCTGCGGATAAGTCCGATCGGAAGTCGGCACGCGGCCTGCGTGGATCGCCTGACCCGCAACCTCGTCGTCCAGGTCGGCGCGAGGGCCATTGTGCGGATTCAGAATCCACTGCGTCTGGGAAGCCGGTCGGAAGTTCAGCCGGATATTGCCCTTGTCCGGCCTGCACGGGATTTCTACGCCAAGGCTCATCCGGACCCCCGGGATGTCCGTCTTTTGGTCGAGGTCGCGGAGCAAGCGGAGATCGAGCGGCGGGTGAAGATTCCGCTCTATGCGGATCATCGGGTTCGCGAGGTGTGGCTGGTGGACCTGGGCCGCGGCCTCGTGGAAGCGTACTCCCGCCCCGCCGAAGGAAGGTACCGCGACATCCGCCGGGAAGGGCCTGAGGGCGTTTTGAAGCCGCGCGCGCTTGGGGGAATCTCCGTCGCCGTGAAGGACCTTCTCGGATAA
- a CDS encoding thioesterase family protein, translating to MPSEFRMTHRVEFADTDMAGMAHFSSYFRYMEVTEHAFIRSLGFSIDMGPRFKVGWPRVHVECDYGAPLRFEDEVEVHLRVREKREKAITYDFTFRRVRPEPAVEVARGAITTVCVARDENGRMTAVPIPQEVSRMIEVAR from the coding sequence ATGCCTTCCGAGTTCCGCATGACCCATCGGGTGGAGTTCGCCGACACCGACATGGCGGGGATGGCCCATTTTTCGAGCTATTTCCGGTACATGGAGGTGACGGAACACGCCTTCATCCGGAGCCTGGGGTTTTCGATCGACATGGGACCGCGCTTCAAAGTGGGCTGGCCGCGCGTCCACGTGGAATGCGACTACGGGGCGCCGCTGCGGTTCGAAGACGAGGTGGAGGTCCATCTTCGGGTGCGGGAGAAGCGCGAGAAGGCGATCACGTACGATTTCACGTTCCGGCGGGTCCGGCCCGAGCCGGCGGTCGAGGTGGCGCGGGGGGCGATCACGACCGTCTGCGTGGCGCGGGACGAAAACGGCCGGATGACGGCGGTGCCGATTCCCCAGGAGGTTTCGCGCATGATCGAGGTGGCCCGATGA